The following coding sequences are from one Shewanella putrefaciens window:
- the ppk1 gene encoding polyphosphate kinase 1, producing MSPNTDKLSIDKELSWLSFNERVLQEACDPNVPLVERVRFLGIFSNNMDEFFRVRVAAVRRSILLSALQEGRSNSRHLMAKIQSKVMALQERFDSIYTDLMRELVRRNILLINEKQLSEFHSNWLKKHFRDHFKRHIAPLIVSNNRDLVKHINDDSTYLCVCLYTKARRQYALVEVPTKNVPRFLELPAEKSKAKKYLILLDNIIRHCVDELFGPFFEYDAIEVYSMKLTRDADFDITDELEQTQLEKMTKGLKKRLTAEPVRLVYDKEMPEHMLVMLKENLNISSTECLIPGGRYHSFKDFIGFPNPSRDYLENEKLPALNSAGFGRCANSFDAIKMGDIMLNYPYHKFSHFTEMVRQAAYDPAVRFIRINLYRVAKKSHVMQSLIDAVKNGKQVTAVIELRARFDEQSNIEWTRILAEAGVKVHHGITSLKVHSKLCLIGREEQGEIKLYCHVGSGNFNEGTARVYTDLSLFTANQEIAREVEQVFDLIEHPYRRDNFQHLIVSPYDARQKLTYLIDKEIVNAQSHIKAAITLKLNNLLDDALVQKLYEASAAGVKIKLLIRGMCSLIPQIPGISDNIEVYSIVDRFLEHSRVMLFHAGGENKLFICSADWMSRNIDNRVEVSVPIYDLRLKQMVMDILSLQFNDNTKARIINKEQSNPYRNRGNKRKVRSQIAIYQYLINYEKRQQQEFNALMEASQTTSSGEFTLEKKPELQAKAS from the coding sequence GTGTCCCCGAATACCGATAAATTATCGATTGATAAAGAACTCTCCTGGTTATCATTTAATGAGCGGGTATTGCAAGAGGCTTGCGATCCTAACGTCCCCCTTGTTGAACGGGTACGTTTTTTGGGGATATTTTCCAATAATATGGATGAATTTTTCCGCGTGCGCGTTGCTGCTGTTAGGCGATCTATTTTACTTTCAGCCTTACAGGAAGGCCGCAGTAATAGTCGCCATTTAATGGCCAAAATCCAATCTAAGGTGATGGCATTACAGGAACGATTCGATAGTATTTATACGGATTTAATGCGAGAACTCGTTCGTCGTAATATTTTGTTAATCAATGAGAAACAACTCAGTGAGTTTCACAGTAATTGGCTTAAAAAACATTTTAGAGACCATTTTAAACGCCATATTGCCCCGCTGATCGTCAGTAATAACCGCGATCTGGTGAAACATATCAATGATGATTCAACCTATCTGTGTGTGTGCTTATACACCAAAGCCCGCCGTCAGTATGCCCTAGTAGAAGTGCCGACAAAAAATGTACCACGGTTTCTCGAGCTTCCCGCGGAAAAAAGTAAAGCGAAAAAGTATCTTATTTTACTCGATAACATTATCCGTCACTGCGTAGATGAACTTTTTGGCCCCTTCTTCGAATACGATGCGATTGAAGTTTATTCAATGAAACTTACCCGTGATGCTGATTTTGATATCACAGACGAGTTAGAGCAAACTCAGCTTGAAAAAATGACTAAGGGCTTAAAAAAACGCCTTACGGCTGAACCCGTGCGCTTGGTATATGACAAAGAAATGCCCGAACATATGTTAGTCATGCTCAAAGAGAATCTAAATATCAGTTCAACCGAATGCCTAATTCCCGGCGGGCGTTACCACAGTTTTAAAGACTTTATCGGTTTTCCGAATCCTAGCCGTGATTACCTCGAAAACGAAAAACTCCCCGCGCTCAACAGCGCAGGATTTGGCCGCTGCGCCAACAGTTTTGATGCGATAAAAATGGGCGATATTATGCTCAACTACCCGTACCATAAGTTTTCCCACTTTACCGAAATGGTGCGCCAAGCCGCTTACGATCCTGCAGTACGTTTTATCCGCATTAATTTATATCGAGTGGCAAAAAAATCCCACGTGATGCAGTCACTAATCGATGCGGTTAAAAATGGCAAACAAGTTACCGCCGTGATTGAACTTAGGGCAAGGTTCGATGAGCAATCCAATATCGAGTGGACTCGTATTTTGGCCGAAGCAGGCGTAAAAGTGCACCACGGGATCACCAGTTTAAAAGTGCATTCCAAGCTTTGTTTAATTGGTCGCGAAGAACAAGGAGAAATCAAACTCTACTGTCACGTGGGATCTGGCAACTTTAACGAAGGCACAGCGCGGGTCTACACTGACTTATCATTGTTTACTGCAAACCAAGAAATTGCCCGTGAAGTTGAACAGGTATTTGACTTGATTGAACACCCATATCGCCGAGATAACTTCCAACATTTGATCGTGTCGCCCTACGATGCACGACAAAAGCTCACCTACTTAATCGATAAAGAAATCGTCAACGCACAGAGTCACATTAAGGCGGCTATTACCTTAAAATTAAATAACTTACTCGATGATGCGTTAGTGCAAAAACTCTATGAAGCCTCTGCTGCAGGCGTAAAAATTAAGTTGTTAATCCGCGGAATGTGCTCGCTGATCCCGCAAATACCAGGCATCAGCGACAATATCGAGGTTTACAGTATTGTGGATAGATTCCTCGAGCATTCCCGCGTAATGTTGTTCCATGCGGGGGGCGAAAATAAGCTCTTTATCTGCTCGGCCGACTGGATGAGCCGTAATATTGATAACCGTGTTGAAGTCAGTGTACCTATTTATGATCTGCGCCTAAAACAAATGGTGATGGATATTTTATCTTTACAGTTTAATGACAACACTAAGGCCCGAATAATCAATAAGGAGCAAAGTAATCCTTATCGAAACCGCGGCAATAAACGTAAAGTGCGTTCTCAAATTGCCATTTATCAATATCTGATTAATTATGAGAAGCGACAACAACAGGAATTTAACGCCCTGATGGAAGCATCACAAACGACTTCTTCCGGGGAGTTTACCCTAGAGAAAAAACCAGAATTACAGGCCAAAGCCAGTTAA
- the ppx gene encoding exopolyphosphatase, whose translation MVATHSQPRHFVAIDMGSNSFHLVIAREQDGSLQILHKEKQQVQLATGLDTQNMLSQEAMERGLNCLRDFNQRFSNLDQAQVRLVATHTLRVAKNREQFIEAALAILPYPVEVISGHEEARLIYNGIAQSQVLGKRNLVIDIGGGSTEVVLGQKNTPTHLSSLRCGCVSFNERFFPNGHITPASFRAAQSAADKQFASLSKEYFSGHWDLVLGSSGTVKAICEAVQEDHGDEVITLTRLKQLKLKLIRFGHIDHVQFTHVDNKRTPLISAGLAILISFFRRLPVEKLEFSPGALREGVLYELAKIGQYQDIRHRTVDSIAQLYHIDMPHAIKVRDTAMALFEQVADEWQLRPHARLLAYAATLHEIGLHINSRALHKHGAYIISNSDMPGFSEALQQDLARLIVNHRKKPYELMLAELEPNHKLTLIRLLCLLRLAVLLNLGRIAKSLILEQIQVIPDGVMLVLPSHKRKISLFMKDLQREQKQMAALGINLRLVSSIASHNDKHSLEPEITTDTVG comes from the coding sequence TTGGTTGCCACACATTCACAACCGCGACACTTTGTCGCCATCGACATGGGATCAAATAGTTTTCACCTTGTTATTGCCCGTGAGCAAGATGGCAGTTTGCAGATATTACACAAAGAAAAACAACAAGTTCAGCTAGCTACTGGGTTAGATACACAAAATATGTTAAGCCAAGAGGCGATGGAACGAGGCCTTAATTGCCTGCGTGATTTTAATCAACGCTTTTCAAACCTTGACCAAGCACAAGTGCGTTTAGTGGCAACTCATACCCTTAGGGTGGCTAAAAATCGTGAGCAGTTTATTGAAGCAGCGCTTGCCATTTTGCCCTATCCAGTGGAAGTCATTTCTGGCCATGAGGAAGCGCGCTTAATTTATAACGGTATTGCCCAAAGCCAAGTATTGGGAAAACGTAATCTCGTTATCGATATTGGTGGTGGCTCTACCGAGGTCGTGCTTGGACAGAAAAATACTCCCACCCATTTATCCAGCTTGCGCTGTGGCTGTGTCAGTTTCAACGAACGCTTCTTCCCAAATGGACATATTACACCAGCCTCCTTTCGCGCCGCACAAAGTGCTGCAGATAAGCAGTTTGCTTCCTTATCAAAAGAATACTTCAGCGGTCATTGGGACTTAGTGCTAGGCAGTTCGGGAACCGTCAAAGCCATATGTGAAGCCGTTCAAGAAGATCACGGTGATGAAGTCATTACCTTAACGCGGCTGAAACAACTCAAGTTGAAATTAATCAGATTTGGGCACATTGATCATGTCCAATTCACCCATGTGGATAACAAACGCACACCGTTAATCTCCGCTGGTCTTGCTATTTTAATTAGTTTTTTTAGACGCTTACCCGTTGAAAAGTTGGAGTTTAGCCCTGGGGCGCTGCGAGAAGGCGTGTTATATGAGTTAGCTAAAATTGGCCAATATCAAGATATACGCCACCGCACTGTGGATAGCATTGCCCAGCTTTACCATATCGATATGCCCCACGCGATTAAGGTACGAGATACTGCGATGGCATTGTTTGAACAGGTTGCCGATGAATGGCAATTAAGGCCCCATGCTCGATTACTCGCCTATGCCGCCACCTTACATGAGATAGGTTTACACATAAATTCAAGGGCATTGCATAAACACGGCGCCTACATCATCAGTAATAGCGATATGCCAGGGTTTAGTGAGGCATTACAGCAAGATCTAGCGCGACTGATTGTCAACCATCGTAAAAAACCCTATGAGTTAATGCTTGCTGAATTAGAGCCAAATCATAAATTGACGCTCATTCGCTTACTCTGTCTATTACGCCTTGCTGTTCTGCTCAATCTTGGCCGTATCGCCAAATCATTGATTTTGGAGCAAATTCAAGTTATTCCAGATGGCGTTATGTTAGTGCTACCCAGCCATAAACGAAAAATAAGCCTTTTTATGAAAGACTTACAGCGAGAGCAAAAGCAAATGGCCGCTCTTGGAATAAATCTGCGTTTAGTGTCGAGTATCGCCTCCCACAACGATAAACACTCACTTGAACCAGAAATCACCACTGACACTGTGGGATAA
- the yegD gene encoding molecular chaperone, producing MFVGFDYGSANCAVGIMLGENVQLLSLSEQSAYLPSTLYAMDRELIAEAVYRGLPIEFKADYAKKRAAQLSRARLVRHELDLDTDTQAVFVGEQAISAYLEMPEEGFYVRSPKSFLGASGLRIEQIALFEDIVTLMMQHIKTRAEAVLIEKGLAQEGDESIITHAVIGRPVNFQGIGGEESNRQAEAILTLAAKRAGFIDVAFLFEPLAAGMDYEASLIDNQTVLVVDVGGGTTDCSVVKMGPAHKANLDRAADCLGHSGQRIGGNDLDIALAMHAFMPHFGLGSLMLNGKPMPSNPFWNAVAVNDISAQREFSTLSSRKLIDELIKDAEQPHLLHRLLKVQQQQLSYQLVRQAERAKIGLSDTEHTDINLDFVDAALQVGVSRKLFENAIEPSLTKVEALMHQALAQAAKTLVATNVAVDGPDPEDLSAEAECKPDVIYVTGGTARSPAIYAKIAGIYPDIPVVVGDHFGSVTAGLTRWAQKLFAKH from the coding sequence ATGTTTGTCGGATTTGATTATGGGAGTGCCAACTGCGCCGTCGGCATTATGCTAGGCGAGAATGTCCAGTTGTTATCTTTATCAGAGCAGTCAGCGTATTTACCTTCTACGCTCTATGCGATGGATAGAGAGCTTATCGCTGAGGCGGTGTATCGTGGGCTTCCTATTGAATTTAAAGCTGATTATGCAAAAAAACGTGCGGCTCAATTAAGTCGGGCACGTTTAGTGCGCCATGAATTAGATCTTGATACCGATACCCAAGCTGTGTTTGTTGGAGAGCAGGCGATAAGCGCCTATTTAGAGATGCCAGAGGAAGGATTTTATGTCCGTTCGCCAAAATCATTTTTAGGAGCCTCGGGATTAAGGATTGAGCAAATTGCGTTGTTTGAGGATATTGTCACCTTGATGATGCAGCATATTAAAACCCGTGCAGAAGCTGTGTTAATTGAAAAAGGATTAGCTCAAGAGGGCGATGAGTCAATCATTACCCATGCGGTGATAGGTCGTCCTGTAAACTTCCAAGGTATCGGTGGTGAGGAAAGTAATAGACAGGCTGAGGCGATTCTAACTTTAGCGGCAAAACGCGCGGGGTTTATCGATGTGGCCTTTCTCTTTGAACCACTGGCTGCGGGTATGGATTATGAAGCGAGCCTTATCGACAACCAAACCGTGCTGGTGGTTGACGTTGGCGGCGGTACAACGGATTGTTCAGTCGTTAAGATGGGGCCAGCCCATAAAGCGAACCTCGATCGCGCAGCGGATTGTCTTGGTCACAGTGGTCAGCGTATTGGTGGTAACGATCTTGATATCGCCCTTGCCATGCATGCGTTTATGCCGCATTTTGGACTAGGTTCGTTAATGCTTAATGGTAAGCCTATGCCAAGTAACCCATTTTGGAATGCGGTTGCGGTAAATGATATCAGTGCCCAACGTGAATTTAGCACCTTAAGTAGCCGCAAATTGATCGACGAATTAATTAAAGATGCCGAGCAGCCCCATTTACTGCATCGCTTATTAAAAGTGCAGCAACAGCAGTTAAGCTATCAGTTAGTTCGCCAAGCGGAGCGTGCTAAAATTGGACTGTCGGACACCGAGCATACTGATATTAATCTGGATTTTGTCGATGCGGCATTACAGGTTGGGGTCAGTCGTAAATTGTTTGAAAATGCCATCGAACCCTCATTAACGAAAGTGGAAGCCCTGATGCACCAAGCGCTTGCGCAAGCCGCAAAAACCTTGGTAGCAACAAATGTCGCAGTAGACGGTCCAGATCCAGAGGATTTATCCGCTGAAGCTGAATGTAAACCCGATGTGATTTACGTGACGGGCGGGACAGCACGAAGTCCTGCCATTTATGCGAAAATTGCTGGCATTTATCCCGATATTCCCGTGGTGGTCGGCGATCACTTTGGCTCTGTGACAGCAGGACTTACTCGCTGGGCGCAAAAGCTATTTGCTAAGCACTAA
- a CDS encoding 1,4-dihydroxy-2-naphthoate polyprenyltransferase, with protein MNPWILAIRPRTLPAAIGPLLIGNILALHLNSFSWLIAATSMLCAILLQVAVNLANDYFDFKNGIDTAERIGPIRVTQSGMIPANSVRNAMILCLILALAVGSYLIWHGGWPIAILAAAAILGALGYSGGPYPLASHGLGEVAAFVFFGLVAVVGSYYLQAGDTTINAWLLGCAIGLFNAAIMLVNNTRDIRTDTQAGKHTLAVRIGEAQAKVLYQALIYLPFGLVIAGFLFGILPGLPVLLAGLSLLIARKLSSDFYAVSGEALNPLLGRTAKLTMIFSTLFSVGLVFTA; from the coding sequence ATGAATCCTTGGATTTTAGCCATAAGACCGCGCACGCTTCCTGCGGCAATAGGGCCATTATTAATTGGTAATATACTTGCCTTACACCTTAACAGTTTTAGCTGGTTAATTGCTGCAACCTCCATGCTCTGCGCCATATTGTTGCAGGTTGCCGTTAACCTTGCTAACGACTACTTTGATTTTAAAAATGGTATCGATACTGCTGAACGTATTGGCCCCATTCGCGTTACCCAAAGTGGTATGATCCCCGCAAATAGTGTGCGTAATGCCATGATATTGTGTCTTATCCTTGCTCTCGCTGTCGGTTCGTATCTGATTTGGCACGGAGGCTGGCCCATCGCCATTCTCGCCGCAGCCGCTATTTTAGGTGCTCTTGGCTACAGCGGTGGCCCCTATCCCCTCGCCTCCCATGGGCTCGGTGAAGTAGCGGCATTTGTCTTTTTTGGCTTAGTGGCAGTGGTGGGCAGTTATTATCTGCAGGCGGGCGATACGACTATTAATGCGTGGTTATTAGGCTGTGCGATTGGCTTATTTAACGCTGCGATTATGTTGGTGAATAACACTCGCGACATCCGTACCGACACCCAAGCGGGCAAACATACTCTAGCGGTACGTATTGGCGAAGCTCAGGCAAAAGTGCTTTATCAAGCCTTAATCTATTTGCCCTTTGGCTTAGTCATCGCTGGCTTTTTATTCGGTATTTTACCCGGCTTACCAGTGCTACTTGCGGGATTATCTCTGCTTATTGCCCGCAAACTCAGTAGCGATTTTTATGCCGTTTCTGGTGAAGCCTTAAATCCGTTACTCGGCCGCACAGCTAAGTTAACCATGATTTTCAGTACCTTGTTTAGCGTGGGTTTAGTGTTTACCGCATAA
- a CDS encoding SDR family NAD(P)-dependent oxidoreductase, with amino-acid sequence MRFDKKVALITGAGSGLGRAYAIMLAERGAKVVLIDQPTVHCAEVSTDAQSVTHSINDNLNQTYDSIIKLGCDCLQFVLDVSDKAAVDRMVDTVAKSWQRIDILINNAGIYGACAFERITPEQWQRQLDVDLNGSFYLTQAVWPLMKLQNYGRIVMTTGVSGLFGDLHQVGFSAAKMALVGMVNSLSIEGEMHNIRVNSLCPQAVTAMTEKHLATAIQPLFSFDTLTATTAFLVSEHAPNGQHILAGAGSVSHGMFAEFLPMYFCEGLCTPHKLAQCWHQIYQAFPVSLHACGEDKVLSWSKLSALERDIKID; translated from the coding sequence ATGCGTTTCGATAAGAAAGTGGCACTGATCACCGGAGCGGGTTCAGGACTTGGCCGAGCTTACGCTATTATGCTGGCAGAGCGGGGTGCAAAAGTCGTACTTATCGATCAACCTACAGTTCACTGTGCTGAAGTCAGTACAGATGCTCAATCTGTTACTCACTCCATCAATGACAACTTGAATCAAACATATGATAGTATTATTAAATTAGGTTGTGATTGCCTCCAGTTTGTCCTCGATGTGAGTGACAAAGCGGCTGTAGATCGTATGGTTGATACCGTCGCGAAAAGCTGGCAACGGATTGATATTTTAATTAATAACGCGGGTATTTATGGGGCGTGTGCCTTTGAAAGGATCACACCAGAACAATGGCAGCGACAGTTAGATGTGGATTTAAATGGCAGTTTTTATTTGACTCAAGCGGTATGGCCATTAATGAAATTGCAAAACTATGGCCGTATTGTGATGACCACAGGAGTATCCGGGTTATTTGGTGATTTACATCAAGTCGGATTTAGTGCAGCCAAAATGGCTCTAGTTGGTATGGTTAACAGTCTGTCTATCGAAGGAGAAATGCATAATATTCGAGTGAACAGCCTATGCCCACAGGCGGTCACAGCAATGACAGAAAAACATTTGGCAACAGCAATTCAACCCTTATTTTCCTTCGATACCCTGACCGCCACGACCGCTTTTTTAGTCAGCGAACATGCACCCAACGGCCAGCATATTTTGGCGGGGGCAGGGAGTGTCAGCCATGGCATGTTTGCTGAGTTTTTGCCGATGTATTTTTGTGAAGGATTATGCACACCCCATAAATTGGCTCAATGTTGGCATCAAATTTATCAAGCGTTTCCCGTGAGTTTACATGCTTGTGGTGAGGATAAAGTGCTTTCTTGGTCAAAGCTCAGCGCATTAGAGCGCGATATTAAAATTGATTAG
- a CDS encoding LysR family transcriptional regulator, with amino-acid sequence MDIRQLKHLDALANTGSFTAAAKKLNMAQPALSQSIKRLEQSLGVTLINRTSHKNDKLLALTAEGLVLHQHATLILKQIKQAEAQIHAMANLTSGEVRIAVPGMLGSFYLPSRLMAFRHQYPELKLSLFEGGTRDALRMLQQEEVDIAIITAQDLQSDFDSQLLIREQMVIAMGTEHPLAEHNAVSLSDFFDHELVMFKTGYFHREWILSQAKVLGKKPNIAFETNLINLIKQIVSQGFGITSVLEMAISPKDDILAKPFDPPVFLNLHIAWKKQRPVSQADRAFVEFLMKNR; translated from the coding sequence ATGGATATACGTCAACTCAAACATTTAGACGCCCTTGCTAACACTGGCAGCTTTACTGCTGCGGCTAAAAAACTCAATATGGCGCAACCTGCGCTCAGTCAGAGTATTAAACGTCTTGAGCAATCCCTAGGTGTTACCTTAATCAATCGTACTAGCCATAAAAATGACAAACTACTGGCCCTCACCGCTGAAGGTTTAGTACTCCATCAACATGCCACGCTTATCCTAAAGCAAATCAAACAGGCCGAGGCACAAATCCATGCAATGGCCAATCTCACCTCGGGTGAAGTGCGTATTGCAGTGCCGGGTATGCTCGGTTCCTTCTATTTACCCTCGCGGTTAATGGCCTTTCGCCATCAATACCCCGAGCTAAAACTGTCACTGTTTGAAGGCGGCACCCGCGATGCACTACGTATGTTACAGCAAGAAGAAGTGGATATTGCGATTATTACCGCCCAAGATCTACAGAGTGATTTTGACAGTCAACTGTTAATCCGTGAACAAATGGTGATTGCAATGGGGACAGAACATCCATTAGCAGAACATAATGCTGTTAGCTTGAGCGATTTTTTTGACCATGAATTAGTGATGTTTAAGACAGGTTATTTTCACCGTGAATGGATACTGTCACAGGCAAAAGTGTTAGGAAAAAAGCCCAATATTGCCTTTGAAACCAATCTGATTAACTTGATAAAACAAATTGTATCCCAAGGCTTTGGTATCACCAGTGTGCTGGAAATGGCGATCAGCCCGAAGGACGATATTTTAGCTAAACCCTTCGATCCACCCGTCTTTTTAAATCTGCATATTGCGTGGAAAAAACAGCGTCCAGTCAGTCAAGCCGACCGTGCTTTTGTCGAGTTTCTGATGAAGAATCGCTAA
- the tesB gene encoding acyl-CoA thioesterase II, which translates to MSQVLDDLLSLLSLEQIEIGLFRGQSQDLGFGHVFGGQVMGQALSAAKQTVPVERNVHSLHSYFLRAGDEKLPIVYEVENMRDGGSFSARRVSAIQKGRPIFHMTCSFQEPEEGFSHQAMMPQVPGPEGLLNQQELAMTMRDKVPAKMLEKFMADAPIEMRLVNPLHPFAPKETEPYRYVWMRANGPMPNDAHIHEYLLAYASDFNFLVTAAQPHGVSFLSPGVRMATIDHAIWFHRQINMGEWLLYSIDSPNASGGRGYVRGQFFNQQGELVASSTQEGLIRMVKGS; encoded by the coding sequence ATGAGTCAGGTATTAGACGATCTTTTATCATTACTTTCCCTTGAGCAAATTGAAATTGGCCTCTTTCGTGGTCAAAGCCAAGATCTGGGTTTTGGCCATGTGTTTGGCGGCCAAGTGATGGGGCAGGCCTTAAGTGCTGCTAAACAAACGGTTCCAGTTGAACGTAACGTACATTCTTTGCATTCCTATTTTTTACGTGCGGGCGACGAAAAACTGCCGATTGTTTATGAAGTGGAGAATATGCGCGATGGCGGTAGTTTTAGTGCAAGGCGTGTGAGTGCTATCCAAAAAGGACGCCCTATTTTTCATATGACCTGTTCTTTCCAAGAACCTGAAGAAGGCTTTAGTCATCAAGCGATGATGCCACAGGTTCCTGGTCCTGAAGGTTTATTGAATCAACAAGAACTTGCGATGACGATGCGGGATAAAGTTCCGGCTAAAATGCTGGAAAAGTTTATGGCCGATGCACCAATTGAGATGCGATTGGTCAATCCACTGCACCCTTTTGCGCCTAAAGAAACCGAGCCGTACCGTTATGTTTGGATGAGAGCTAATGGCCCTATGCCAAATGATGCCCATATCCATGAATATTTACTTGCCTATGCTTCCGACTTTAACTTTTTAGTGACGGCAGCGCAGCCCCACGGTGTCTCATTTTTAAGTCCAGGTGTACGAATGGCGACGATAGATCATGCTATTTGGTTCCATCGACAAATCAATATGGGTGAATGGTTGCTTTACAGTATCGATAGTCCTAATGCCAGTGGTGGTAGGGGTTATGTTAGAGGGCAATTTTTTAATCAACAGGGCGAGTTAGTGGCTTCTTCTACTCAAGAAGGTCTTATACGTATGGTAAAGGGAAGTTGA
- a CDS encoding MFS transporter encodes MQAVLGTMIDNKQRDTRLMWALCVASVVVYINLYLMQGMLPLIAEHFAVSGSKATLILSVTSFSLAFSLLIYAVISDRIGRHAPIVVSLWLLALSNLLLIWTPDFNGLLLVRLLQGVVLAAVPAIAMAYFKEQLSPSTMLKAAGIYIMANSIGGIVGRLLGGMMSQFLSWQASMWLLFLVTLAGVALTSYLLPSGADAQAMSQVHKPERLSKRARLMQDFHGFSYHLTDPQMRLVYAIGGLTFMMMVNQFSFIQLHLMAPPYEWSRFQATLIFLCYSSGTVASYFTAKWLAKFGQHKLYQWSWGLMLLGSLLTLFDTTLTICAGFLMTACGFFLTHSCCNSFVAMRASRDRAKATSLYLCCYYLGAAMGGPYLMLFWHEAMWRGVVMGSLTLLALIALAITRLHYHQTHINRVLV; translated from the coding sequence GTGCAAGCCGTGTTGGGCACTATGATTGACAATAAACAGCGTGATACCCGATTAATGTGGGCCCTGTGCGTGGCCTCCGTTGTGGTGTATATCAATTTGTATTTAATGCAAGGCATGTTGCCCTTAATTGCCGAACACTTTGCGGTATCCGGCTCTAAGGCGACCTTGATCCTCTCCGTCACTAGTTTTTCTTTAGCGTTTTCATTACTTATCTACGCGGTAATATCTGACCGTATTGGCCGGCATGCTCCTATTGTTGTGAGTTTATGGTTATTAGCGCTTTCAAATCTATTGCTAATTTGGACGCCGGATTTTAATGGTTTACTTTTGGTAAGATTGCTGCAAGGTGTTGTATTGGCTGCTGTTCCTGCTATTGCTATGGCCTATTTTAAAGAGCAGTTATCCCCCAGCACTATGCTTAAAGCCGCGGGCATTTACATTATGGCTAACAGTATTGGTGGTATTGTGGGGCGTTTACTGGGAGGAATGATGTCGCAGTTTTTATCTTGGCAAGCATCAATGTGGTTATTGTTTTTAGTGACCTTAGCCGGGGTGGCGTTGACCAGTTATTTATTACCCTCAGGTGCAGATGCTCAAGCGATGTCCCAAGTCCATAAGCCTGAGCGCCTGTCCAAACGTGCACGTTTAATGCAAGACTTTCATGGTTTTAGCTATCATTTAACCGATCCTCAAATGCGTTTAGTCTACGCTATTGGTGGTCTCACTTTTATGATGATGGTCAATCAGTTTAGTTTTATCCAGTTACATTTGATGGCACCACCCTATGAATGGAGCCGTTTTCAAGCAACCTTGATTTTTCTGTGTTATTCCAGTGGGACTGTCGCGTCATATTTTACCGCAAAATGGTTGGCAAAATTTGGTCAACACAAGCTATATCAATGGTCTTGGGGGTTGATGTTATTGGGCAGTTTACTGACCTTGTTTGATACGACGTTGACGATTTGTGCGGGGTTTTTAATGACGGCCTGTGGGTTCTTTCTGACTCACAGTTGTTGCAATTCCTTTGTAGCAATGCGTGCAAGCCGCGATCGCGCTAAGGCTACCTCACTCTATTTATGTTGTTATTATTTGGGCGCTGCGATGGGTGGCCCATATTTAATGCTGTTTTGGCATGAGGCAATGTGGCGTGGTGTGGTAATGGGATCTTTGACTCTATTAGCCTTGATTGCTTTAGCGATTACGCGTTTGCATTATCATCAGACACATATTAACAGGGTGTTAGTTTAA
- a CDS encoding YbaY family lipoprotein, whose protein sequence is MVMKIKSFVICSLMAILLNGCVTVQPEPPVIINGAAGYLEKILLPQGCEITIAIIDLNTPGVVIAQKTFNIARAPVPFKFSLPAKSIDKRIQYGVVAMIKYQDQVIFQTYDRYPVINNDKYTTEVLMKAVMANR, encoded by the coding sequence ATGGTTATGAAAATCAAGTCGTTTGTAATATGTTCACTGATGGCTATCTTGCTTAATGGTTGTGTGACTGTACAGCCTGAACCACCGGTGATTATTAATGGTGCAGCGGGTTATTTAGAGAAAATTCTCTTGCCTCAAGGTTGTGAAATTACTATTGCCATTATTGATCTTAATACACCAGGGGTTGTGATAGCACAAAAGACCTTTAATATTGCCCGCGCCCCCGTGCCATTTAAATTTTCATTACCCGCGAAGTCTATTGATAAACGAATTCAGTACGGTGTTGTTGCCATGATCAAGTATCAAGATCAGGTTATATTCCAAACCTATGACCGTTATCCTGTGATCAATAATGATAAATACACTACTGAAGTGTTGATGAAAGCCGTTATGGCTAACCGATAA